A single window of Methanothermobacter marburgensis str. Marburg DNA harbors:
- the rpsG gene encoding 30S ribosomal protein S7, producing the protein MSLVFDKWELEEVKVEDMGLAKYICLDSILVPHTMGRHVKRQFAKSKVSIVERLINKVMRTERNSGKKNKAYKIVKEAFEIINRRTKENPVQILVKAVENTSPREETTRIKYGGIGYQVAVDISPQRRVDLSLGFITKGAMQAAFKNKKSIEECLANEIMLAAEYDTRSFAIQKKEEKERIARSAH; encoded by the coding sequence ATGAGTTTAGTTTTTGATAAATGGGAACTTGAGGAAGTCAAGGTTGAGGATATGGGCCTTGCAAAGTACATATGCCTTGACAGTATCCTGGTTCCCCATACAATGGGAAGACACGTTAAGAGGCAGTTTGCAAAATCAAAGGTTTCAATAGTTGAGAGACTGATAAACAAGGTTATGAGGACCGAGAGGAACTCAGGTAAAAAGAACAAGGCCTACAAGATAGTGAAGGAGGCCTTTGAAATCATAAACCGGAGGACCAAGGAGAACCCGGTCCAGATCCTTGTAAAGGCCGTTGAAAACACCTCCCCACGGGAGGAGACCACAAGGATCAAGTACGGTGGTATAGGTTACCAGGTTGCGGTTGACATATCCCCACAGAGAAGGGTGGACCTGTCCCTCGGATTCATAACCAAGGGTGCAATGCAGGCGGCATTCAAGAACAAGAAATCCATAGAGGAGTGCCTGGCAAACGAGATAATGCTGGCTGCAGAGTACGACACCAGAAGCTTCGCAATCCAGAAGAAGGAAGAGAAAGAAAGGATAGCCAGATCCGCACATTAA